A stretch of the bacterium genome encodes the following:
- a CDS encoding sodium/solute symporter (Members of the Solute:Sodium Symporter (SSS), TC 2.A.21 as described in tcdb.org, catalyze solute:Na+ symport. Known solutes for members of the family include sugars, amino acids, nucleosides, inositols, vitamins, urea or anions, depending on the system.), which produces MHGIDLVIVVFYLIALPAFGFYFKRYVKSDEDFFLAGRMLPWWVISLSIIGTQIGATDFVGAAGGAYRFGIVQAHFEWIGALPAMVVSALLFIPYYWRAGVYTVPEFLGRRYNLAVRIILALLWIFWFIFFLGVLFWTSGLMLSEYLGLPIWLSILITALIVGVYTITGGLAAIAMTDVVQTLVMFIGGICLSALGLWVLGGWEPMVTKITAVHPLHFNLFLPIEHDTYPWTGILFGLAFVMSPAWWCCNQAMIQRTLGARSAWDAKAGMVFAMFPKMLIPLVTVLPGFIALALNPDLLGENADKSLPWLIKNLLPTGLAGLVFAAFMAALISSVDSILNSTATLLTRDIYQRLLVKNASSEHYLKMGRIMTLVFIILAIILAPLTKLFPGIFVAGSTMLSLFQGPTFAITLLGIYWKRATRWGGLFGLLGGVALSSFLFFIMHWKFLDIAWISFLTAVLINATVSLLTRSEPMEKLEGLVYGLVMNQDRIDSR; this is translated from the coding sequence ATGCACGGGATTGATCTTGTTATCGTGGTTTTTTATCTGATCGCCCTGCCCGCCTTCGGATTTTATTTCAAACGCTATGTCAAGTCCGATGAAGATTTCTTTCTGGCGGGCAGAATGCTGCCCTGGTGGGTGATCAGCTTGTCGATTATCGGTACGCAGATCGGCGCCACTGATTTTGTCGGCGCCGCGGGCGGAGCTTACCGATTCGGCATCGTTCAGGCGCATTTTGAATGGATCGGCGCATTGCCGGCCATGGTGGTGTCCGCGCTGTTGTTCATACCCTATTACTGGAGGGCCGGCGTTTATACCGTACCGGAATTCCTTGGCAGACGTTATAACCTGGCGGTACGCATCATTCTGGCCCTGCTGTGGATATTTTGGTTTATTTTCTTTCTGGGCGTGCTGTTCTGGACAAGCGGTCTCATGCTGTCCGAGTATCTGGGGCTGCCTATCTGGTTGTCCATCCTGATAACGGCGCTGATCGTGGGTGTTTACACCATCACCGGCGGACTGGCGGCCATTGCAATGACGGATGTGGTGCAGACCCTTGTGATGTTCATCGGAGGCATCTGCCTTTCGGCGCTGGGATTGTGGGTGCTGGGCGGCTGGGAGCCAATGGTGACGAAGATCACCGCTGTACATCCGCTGCATTTTAACCTGTTTCTCCCCATTGAACATGATACTTATCCATGGACCGGCATCCTTTTCGGGCTGGCGTTCGTCATGTCGCCGGCCTGGTGGTGTTGCAATCAGGCCATGATTCAGCGGACTCTGGGCGCACGCAGCGCCTGGGACGCCAAAGCCGGCATGGTCTTTGCGATGTTCCCGAAAATGCTCATTCCGCTTGTCACCGTGCTGCCTGGATTCATCGCACTGGCGTTGAATCCGGACCTGTTGGGCGAAAATGCGGACAAATCCCTACCCTGGCTCATCAAGAACCTCTTGCCCACGGGTCTGGCGGGATTGGTTTTCGCCGCATTTATGGCCGCCTTGATTTCCAGCGTGGATTCCATTCTCAATTCCACCGCCACTCTGCTGACCAGAGATATCTATCAACGCCTGCTGGTGAAAAATGCCTCCAGTGAGCATTATCTCAAAATGGGGCGGATCATGACTCTGGTTTTTATCATCCTGGCGATCATCTTGGCGCCGTTGACCAAGCTGTTTCCCGGCATCTTTGTTGCGGGCAGCACCATGCTTTCGCTTTTTCAGGGTCCGACGTTCGCCATCACCCTTCTGGGCATCTACTGGAAAAGAGCGACGCGCTGGGGCGGTTTGTTCGGGCTGCTGGGAGGTGTGGCTTTATCGAGCTTTTTATTCTTTATCATGCATTGGAAGTTCCTCGACATCGCCTGGATCTCCTTTTTGACTGCGGTTCTAATCAACGCGACGGTCAGTTTGCTGACCAGATCGGAACCCATGGAAAAGCTGGAAGGTCTGGTCTACGGTTTGGTCATGAATCAAGATAGGATCGATTCGAGATAA